The following are encoded in a window of Fischerella sp. PCC 9605 genomic DNA:
- a CDS encoding ABC transporter permease: METNYIQISDEQLALATLFILVNIGLSFGLRLGLEQSLGIASLRMVVQLLLVGYILQWVFTLSNPVLIILLALGMTVIAGVSSVNRTRRRFASIYWNNFISLLSGSFLVTGIIVSGILRVQPWYEPQYLIPLLGMVLGNALTGTSLSLDRFMEDLTSRRFEIEALLTLGATRWEAAHQTIKEALRTGMIPTINSMMVMGLVSLPGMMTGQILAGANPSDAIRYQIVIIFAQAAGVAIATMGVVILAFLVLFNRNHQLTNLLRKLG, encoded by the coding sequence ATGGAAACCAATTATATCCAAATTAGTGACGAACAACTGGCTTTGGCGACTTTGTTTATTCTTGTCAATATAGGGCTTTCCTTTGGTTTGCGGTTGGGACTAGAGCAGAGTCTGGGGATAGCCTCACTACGGATGGTAGTACAGTTGTTGCTGGTGGGGTACATATTGCAGTGGGTGTTTACTCTCAGCAATCCTGTATTGATTATACTTTTAGCTTTGGGCATGACAGTTATTGCTGGTGTATCTAGTGTCAATCGTACGCGCCGACGGTTTGCAAGTATTTATTGGAATAACTTTATTTCGCTTTTGAGCGGTTCGTTTTTAGTTACGGGGATAATAGTTAGTGGCATTCTGCGCGTACAGCCTTGGTACGAGCCTCAGTATCTCATTCCCCTTTTGGGTATGGTCTTGGGTAATGCCCTCACGGGTACATCCCTGAGTTTAGATCGGTTTATGGAAGACTTAACCAGTCGTCGCTTTGAAATAGAGGCGCTGCTGACTCTGGGTGCAACCCGTTGGGAAGCCGCACATCAAACTATTAAAGAAGCCCTCAGAACAGGAATGATTCCGACTATTAATTCGATGATGGTGATGGGATTAGTCAGCCTACCAGGAATGATGACTGGTCAAATTCTCGCTGGGGCAAATCCTAGTGATGCTATCCGCTACCAGATTGTGATTATCTTTGCACAGGCAGCAGGAGTGGCGATCGCGACAATGGGTGTTGTCATCCTAGCTTTTCTTGTTTTGTTTAATCGAAATCACCAGCTCACAAATTTATTACGTAAGCTTGGTTAG
- a CDS encoding ABC transporter ATP-binding protein, giving the protein MKDKIIKSQTTELELSPNNPILCVQELGRKLENRWIWSNLSFQLFGGERVAVVGASGSGKSLLLRALAGLDPVQAGQIIFQGQPVNSYFMPSYRSQIIYLHQRPALWEGTVEENLQQVYRLAVHRHLVYNRKLILDYLHLLHKTADFLQRPVSSISGGEAQILAFLRALQLSPSILLLDEPTASLDAVTAESLEALVAAWQDQDPQRAYLWTSHDPTQLERITNRQITLKGKD; this is encoded by the coding sequence ATGAAAGATAAAATTATCAAAAGCCAGACTACCGAACTAGAACTGTCTCCCAACAACCCTATTCTCTGTGTACAAGAGTTAGGCCGAAAACTTGAGAACCGGTGGATCTGGAGTAACCTAAGTTTTCAATTATTTGGCGGGGAACGAGTCGCAGTGGTTGGTGCTTCTGGTTCTGGTAAAAGCTTACTGTTAAGAGCATTAGCTGGTCTCGACCCAGTACAAGCAGGGCAAATTATTTTTCAGGGACAGCCAGTGAACTCCTACTTTATGCCCAGCTATCGTTCCCAAATCATCTACTTGCACCAGCGACCAGCACTTTGGGAAGGAACTGTAGAGGAAAACCTCCAGCAAGTTTATCGATTAGCAGTCCACCGCCATCTAGTTTACAACCGTAAGCTGATTCTAGACTATCTGCATCTTTTGCATAAAACGGCTGACTTTTTGCAGCGTCCGGTTAGTTCTATTTCCGGTGGTGAAGCGCAGATTCTCGCCTTTTTACGAGCTTTGCAACTTTCACCTTCTATACTGCTACTAGATGAACCCACTGCCTCACTGGATGCGGTCACTGCTGAAAGTTTAGAGGCTTTAGTAGCAGCTTGGCAAGATCAAGACCCACAACGGGCATATCTGTGGACAAGCCATGACCCTACTCAGTTAGAACGCATTACCAACCGCCAAATTACCTTGAAGGGAAAAGACTAA
- a CDS encoding ABC transporter ATP-binding protein, whose product MKGLSTKSLSLAYDGATIIRDLNLAIPTGQISALVGANGCGKSTLLRGLARLLKPRGGTVYLDGTSILKLSTKQVAQQLGILPQGPVAPEGLTVRDLVAQGRYPYQNWLQQWSAKDEKIVQQALDITNLLELAERELDTLSGGQRQRAWIAMALAQDTDILLLDEPTTFLDLAHQIEILDLLYELNQTQGRTIVMVLHDLNQACRYADYLVAVKDGRIFAAGEPKLVMTQQMVQEVFELECRIIPDPVVGTPMCVPIGRKGKGNYKQLD is encoded by the coding sequence ATGAAAGGACTGTCAACCAAAAGTCTGTCTTTAGCTTACGATGGTGCTACGATTATCCGTGACCTGAATTTGGCAATTCCCACTGGACAAATTAGCGCTTTAGTTGGCGCCAATGGTTGTGGTAAATCAACTTTGTTACGAGGTCTGGCGAGATTACTCAAACCTCGTGGTGGTACGGTGTACCTCGATGGTACGTCTATTTTAAAGCTTTCCACCAAACAAGTAGCGCAGCAGTTAGGTATTTTGCCACAAGGTCCAGTAGCACCGGAAGGGTTAACGGTACGAGATTTGGTGGCACAAGGGCGTTATCCTTATCAAAATTGGTTGCAGCAGTGGTCGGCAAAAGATGAGAAGATTGTGCAACAGGCGCTAGATATTACAAATTTGCTAGAGTTGGCGGAGCGAGAACTCGATACTTTGTCTGGTGGACAACGACAGCGAGCATGGATTGCAATGGCGCTGGCGCAAGATACAGATATTTTACTTTTAGATGAACCGACTACTTTTTTGGATTTGGCGCATCAGATCGAAATTTTAGATTTGTTGTATGAATTGAACCAAACTCAGGGACGAACAATTGTGATGGTACTGCATGATTTAAATCAGGCATGTCGTTATGCTGATTATCTGGTTGCTGTCAAAGATGGTCGCATTTTTGCTGCTGGGGAACCAAAACTGGTGATGACTCAGCAAATGGTTCAAGAGGTTTTTGAGTTGGAGTGTCGTATTATTCCCGATCCAGTTGTGGGGACGCCGATGTGTGTGCCGATAGGACGCAAGGGTAAAGGAAATTACAAACAACTTGACTGA
- a CDS encoding ABC transporter ATP-binding protein, protein MTITSKSSRVSHKLRNSAHPLQRLLNYGSRYRQQIWQATTFSIINTILDLAPPWLIGTAVDILVKQQDSVIAKLGIQDIFWQFLLLSFLTIIIWIFESLSQYAYDRLWRNLAQNIQHNLRLDAYNHVQELDSAYFEESSTGGLMSILNDDINQLEDFLNFGAHEIINISTSIIILIGGSFFILPLSITLAAMLPMPFIVWGSFSYQKRLEDRYAEVREKVSFLNSRLANNLSGINTIKSFTAEEYESARLAGESEAYRKSNIKAIKLSAAFIPLIRMLVLVGFTALLFWGGMATYAGKISIGNYSVLLVLVQRMLWPLVELGEIFDKYQRSMASTNRVMDLLDTPINITAGDIYLPIGRVVGEIDFKKVTFAYPNREPVIRKLTLHIPAGKTIAIVGSTGSGKSTLVKLLLRFYDVSSGTITIDGIDIQELNLRDLRRCIGLVSQDVFLFHGMVAENIAYGTFDATDERIIEAAKIAEAHDFIMRLPQGYGTIIGERGQKLSGGQRQRIAIARAVLKNPPILVLDEATSAVDNETEAAIQRSLERITVNRTTIAIAHRLSTIRNADRIYVMEYGQFVESGTHEELLDKNGIYANLWRVQSGAK, encoded by the coding sequence GTGACAATAACATCAAAATCTTCTAGAGTATCTCACAAACTTAGAAATTCAGCCCATCCTTTACAACGCTTGCTAAACTATGGAAGCCGATATCGCCAACAAATTTGGCAAGCTACAACATTTTCTATCATCAATACGATCTTAGACTTAGCACCACCGTGGTTGATTGGTACTGCGGTAGATATTCTCGTAAAGCAGCAAGATTCTGTAATTGCAAAGTTGGGAATTCAAGATATATTTTGGCAATTTTTGTTACTTTCATTTCTGACTATAATTATTTGGATATTCGAGTCACTTTCTCAGTACGCCTACGATCGACTTTGGCGTAATTTAGCCCAAAATATTCAGCATAATTTACGCTTAGATGCTTACAATCATGTACAAGAATTAGATTCAGCTTACTTTGAAGAAAGCAGCACAGGCGGCTTGATGTCAATTTTGAATGATGATATCAACCAGCTAGAAGATTTTTTAAATTTTGGAGCTCATGAAATTATCAACATTAGCACCTCAATCATCATTTTAATTGGTGGTTCGTTCTTTATTTTACCTCTCTCTATCACCTTGGCAGCAATGTTGCCAATGCCATTTATTGTTTGGGGTTCTTTTAGTTATCAAAAGCGTCTGGAAGACCGTTATGCTGAGGTACGAGAAAAGGTAAGTTTTTTGAACTCACGACTAGCAAATAATCTCAGTGGCATTAACACAATTAAGAGTTTCACTGCTGAAGAATATGAAAGTGCTAGATTGGCAGGAGAGAGTGAAGCATATAGAAAAAGTAATATCAAAGCAATTAAACTTTCTGCTGCATTTATTCCCTTAATCAGAATGCTAGTTTTAGTGGGGTTCACAGCCTTACTATTTTGGGGGGGTATGGCAACCTATGCGGGTAAGATATCTATTGGAAATTACAGTGTTTTACTTGTTTTAGTACAGAGAATGTTGTGGCCTTTAGTAGAATTAGGAGAAATATTTGACAAATATCAGAGGTCAATGGCTTCTACCAATCGCGTCATGGATTTATTAGATACTCCCATCAATATTACTGCGGGAGATATATATTTACCTATTGGTCGAGTAGTTGGTGAAATTGATTTTAAAAAAGTTACTTTTGCCTATCCTAATAGAGAACCAGTCATTAGAAAACTAACCTTACATATTCCCGCAGGAAAAACTATTGCTATTGTTGGTTCTACAGGTTCCGGGAAAAGCACTTTAGTTAAACTACTATTGCGATTTTATGATGTTTCTTCTGGAACGATTACTATTGATGGTATTGATATCCAAGAATTAAATTTACGTGATTTACGTCGCTGTATTGGCTTGGTCAGTCAAGATGTATTCTTGTTTCATGGTATGGTTGCTGAAAATATAGCCTATGGTACTTTTGATGCTACCGATGAACGAATAATTGAAGCTGCGAAAATTGCCGAAGCTCATGATTTTATTATGCGACTCCCTCAAGGTTATGGGACAATAATTGGGGAGCGGGGGCAAAAATTATCTGGTGGACAACGGCAAAGAATTGCTATAGCCAGGGCTGTTTTAAAAAATCCGCCTATCTTAGTTTTAGATGAAGCTACATCAGCGGTAGATAATGAAACTGAAGCTGCTATTCAGCGTTCTTTAGAACGGATTACTGTGAATCGAACAACAATAGCTATAGCCCATCGTCTTTCTACTATCCGCAATGCGGATCGCATTTATGTGATGGAATATGGGCAATTTGTAGAGTCGGGAACCCATGAAGAATTGTTGGATAAGAACGGGATTTATGCTAATTTGTGGCGGGTGCAGTCCGGAGCGAAATAA
- a CDS encoding oxidoreductase → MVTSSVQETRVWFITGCSSGFGRPLAETALERGETVVLTARNPQQVEDLAARFPDRTLAVQLDVTKPEEVREAVKKAIANFGRIDVLVNNAGCEVAGILEEVSDEAVRRQFETNFFGVLDILRVVLPHMRQQRSGHILNISSAACFEASAGEGIYISSKLALEGISGSLANEVRHFGIKVTMVEPGVFRTDFFNKSHVLVDTKIDEYKPIVNDMSQWVRDVRDMKIKLPGDPRKAALAMIKAVDSDNPPLRLALGADAVEIIDAALEFIKGGLDAWREVSLSTDFDEVVADKTQVATLG, encoded by the coding sequence ATGGTGACATCCTCGGTTCAGGAGACACGGGTATGGTTTATCACTGGTTGCTCAAGTGGTTTTGGTCGACCATTAGCAGAAACAGCACTTGAACGAGGCGAGACTGTCGTGCTAACGGCACGGAATCCACAGCAGGTAGAAGATTTAGCAGCACGCTTTCCGGATCGCACATTAGCAGTACAACTTGATGTAACGAAACCTGAAGAAGTAAGAGAGGCTGTGAAAAAAGCGATCGCCAACTTTGGGCGCATTGATGTACTCGTCAACAACGCTGGATGTGAGGTTGCAGGAATACTTGAAGAAGTTAGCGATGAGGCTGTACGTCGTCAATTTGAAACAAATTTTTTTGGTGTTTTAGACATACTGCGAGTTGTTCTACCTCATATGCGCCAGCAACGCAGTGGACATATTCTTAATATTTCATCAGCAGCTTGTTTTGAAGCTAGTGCTGGTGAGGGAATTTATATCAGCAGCAAGTTAGCTCTAGAAGGAATTTCTGGCTCATTAGCGAACGAAGTTAGACACTTTGGTATCAAAGTCACAATGGTTGAACCTGGTGTATTCAGAACAGATTTTTTCAACAAATCTCATGTATTAGTTGATACTAAAATTGATGAATATAAGCCGATCGTTAATGATATGTCCCAGTGGGTACGGGATGTACGAGATATGAAAATCAAACTACCAGGAGACCCAAGGAAAGCAGCTCTAGCAATGATTAAAGCTGTTGATAGCGATAACCCACCACTAAGATTGGCGCTGGGTGCAGATGCAGTAGAAATTATTGATGCCGCATTGGAGTTTATTAAAGGAGGGTTGGACGCTTGGAGAGAAGTATCTTTGAGTACTGATTTTGATGAAGTGGTAGCAGATAAAACTCAAGTTGCTACTTTAGGTTAA
- a CDS encoding MbtH family protein: MYQNDKEDTTIYKVVVNHEEQYSIWPLERENPLGWKDAGKNGSKQECLDYIKEVWTDMRPLSLRKKMQETAGNI; the protein is encoded by the coding sequence ATGTATCAAAATGACAAAGAAGACACAACAATTTACAAAGTGGTAGTTAATCACGAAGAACAATATTCCATTTGGCCATTAGAGCGCGAAAATCCTCTTGGTTGGAAAGATGCTGGAAAAAATGGATCCAAACAAGAATGTTTAGATTACATCAAAGAAGTCTGGACTGACATGAGACCGCTTAGTCTCCGGAAAAAGATGCAGGAAACAGCTGGCAACATCTAG
- a CDS encoding MbtH domain protein, which yields MNELIQRLSEGEHPIEASLRPEKTATALKESIDRRYVHIKFTNTKGGTDLGVRLDPEASNFNEADFERQTGKVYLVGHLTLNYVKVKCIADIDLVTLNGKGHLEPVET from the coding sequence ATGAACGAGTTAATACAAAGATTGTCAGAAGGGGAACATCCAATTGAAGCAAGCTTGCGACCTGAAAAAACGGCTACAGCACTCAAAGAAAGCATCGACCGAAGATATGTGCATATCAAATTCACAAACACCAAGGGAGGTACTGATTTAGGTGTCAGACTTGACCCGGAAGCATCTAATTTTAATGAAGCTGACTTTGAGCGTCAAACGGGGAAAGTTTATTTAGTTGGTCACTTGACACTAAACTATGTAAAAGTTAAATGTATTGCAGATATTGACCTGGTGACTTTAAACGGTAAGGGACATTTAGAACCAGTGGAAACATAA
- a CDS encoding SDR family oxidoreductase: protein MTKSNKGAVVITGTSTGLGRATALLLDKQGYRVFAGVRTDKDAESLKQAASGDLTPIIMDITKAEQIKSASEFISFAVGDEGLFGLVNNAVVAVDGPLECVGIDDLRWQFEVSVIGLIAVTQALLPAIRKAKGRIINISAIAGRLSMPFFGPLVASKFAVEALTDCLRMELRSSGVEVLSILPDSMNTEVSDKVEARYQKTLANMSPEAKALYGKTFRIFMENVVKGNRQGMPPEKVAAVIFEALEARKPKRQYVVTDFEWQLRLGALCKRLLPYQYFYDTYYYGAMRKEMGLD, encoded by the coding sequence ATGACAAAGAGTAATAAAGGCGCAGTAGTGATCACAGGAACATCCACAGGTCTCGGTCGAGCAACCGCGCTTTTACTCGACAAACAAGGGTATCGAGTTTTTGCAGGAGTCCGCACAGATAAAGATGCTGAATCCCTAAAGCAGGCTGCATCTGGTGATTTAACTCCAATCATTATGGACATCACAAAGGCAGAACAAATTAAATCGGCTTCGGAATTTATTTCATTCGCAGTCGGTGATGAAGGGCTATTCGGATTAGTTAACAATGCAGTTGTAGCAGTAGACGGGCCACTGGAGTGTGTTGGAATCGATGATCTGAGATGGCAATTTGAAGTAAGTGTTATCGGGTTGATAGCAGTTACACAAGCGCTATTACCAGCGATCCGAAAAGCCAAAGGCAGGATCATCAATATCAGTGCGATCGCAGGTCGATTATCTATGCCATTTTTCGGTCCGTTGGTTGCTTCAAAGTTTGCAGTGGAGGCACTAACTGATTGTTTGCGAATGGAATTGCGTTCTTCTGGGGTTGAAGTTCTTTCGATCCTGCCAGATTCAATGAATACAGAAGTGTCTGACAAAGTTGAGGCAAGGTACCAAAAAACATTAGCTAACATGTCACCCGAAGCTAAAGCTTTATACGGTAAAACTTTCAGAATATTTATGGAAAATGTAGTCAAGGGAAATCGTCAAGGAATGCCACCTGAAAAAGTTGCCGCTGTGATTTTTGAAGCTTTGGAAGCACGCAAACCCAAAAGGCAATATGTTGTCACGGACTTTGAATGGCAATTACGGCTTGGAGCTTTATGTAAAAGATTACTTCCATATCAATATTTTTATGACACTTACTATTATGGTGCTATGCGAAAAGAAATGGGATTGGATTAA
- a CDS encoding cytochrome P450, whose product MKLPPGPKTPSWLLALQFEADVFGYMDAISKRYGDIVTVMFGSTPTVYVSNPLGIKEIFTRGKEIAARGALNQDFALFTGKQGVLQLDGSRHKNRRKLLMSAFHGARMQACGQRICELTEKIMSLQAIGKPFLAYSTVEDITLAIGIEIVMGLRQGERYERVKHLFASVFKHELSPLLQLFAKLPFWGWNLGRWSPQGNLLYLRQELFQLLYAEVQERRKQADLSRTDILSELLLATDEAGEAIADEEIRDLLISPIGAAQGASATAIAWALYWIHRLPHVCDRLLEELNSLGENPDITSILALPYLNAVCDEVLRIYPTQLFAFPRIVESPVEIMGYKLSPGTILIANIYSTHQREDLYPEPKQFNPERFLEKQFSTYEFLPFGGGSRICIGGAFALFEMKLVLAIILSRYQLKLMSKKPEQPKFDGLLCYPASGVKMVVLSQHQHQGHLQSLVTGSV is encoded by the coding sequence ATGAAACTACCCCCAGGACCGAAAACTCCTTCTTGGTTGCTAGCCCTGCAATTCGAGGCTGATGTCTTTGGCTATATGGATGCTATTTCCAAGCGCTATGGTGACATTGTAACTGTAATGTTTGGTTCTACACCAACAGTTTATGTTAGTAATCCTTTAGGGATAAAGGAGATTTTCACGCGGGGCAAGGAAATTGCAGCTAGGGGTGCATTAAACCAAGATTTCGCCCTATTTACAGGAAAACAAGGAGTTCTGCAACTGGATGGATCGCGTCATAAAAATCGGCGCAAATTGTTAATGTCAGCCTTTCACGGTGCGCGGATGCAAGCCTGCGGACAACGTATCTGCGAACTGACAGAAAAAATTATGAGTCTACAGGCAATCGGAAAACCTTTTCTTGCCTACTCAACTGTAGAAGATATTACCTTGGCGATAGGTATAGAAATTGTGATGGGATTGCGTCAAGGAGAGCGCTATGAAAGAGTAAAACATTTATTTGCTTCTGTGTTCAAACATGAACTATCTCCACTACTTCAACTGTTCGCAAAACTACCCTTTTGGGGATGGAATTTAGGACGGTGGAGTCCTCAAGGAAATTTGCTTTACCTCCGGCAAGAGCTTTTCCAACTGCTGTATGCTGAAGTTCAAGAACGCCGCAAGCAAGCAGATCTCTCTCGCACCGATATTCTCTCGGAATTATTATTGGCAACAGATGAGGCGGGAGAGGCGATCGCGGATGAAGAAATACGGGACTTGTTAATTTCACCTATCGGGGCGGCTCAAGGAGCTTCAGCAACTGCGATCGCTTGGGCTTTATACTGGATTCACCGTTTACCTCACGTTTGCGATCGCCTGCTTGAGGAACTTAATAGCCTTGGTGAAAACCCAGATATCACCAGCATCTTGGCATTACCTTATCTCAATGCTGTTTGTGACGAGGTTTTACGAATTTACCCAACTCAGCTATTTGCATTTCCAAGGATAGTAGAGTCTCCTGTTGAGATCATGGGCTATAAGTTGAGTCCGGGAACAATACTTATTGCAAATATCTATTCTACGCATCAGCGTGAAGATTTATACCCGGAACCAAAACAATTTAACCCAGAGCGTTTTCTTGAAAAACAATTTTCGACCTATGAATTTTTACCCTTTGGTGGTGGTTCTCGTATTTGTATTGGAGGAGCCTTTGCTCTGTTTGAAATGAAATTGGTTTTGGCAATAATTCTTTCACGCTATCAGTTAAAGCTAATGAGTAAAAAACCAGAACAACCGAAATTTGATGGTCTTCTTTGTTACCCTGCTAGTGGCGTGAAAATGGTAGTACTTAGTCAGCATCAACATCAAGGACATTTGCAGTCATTAGTTACTGGTTCAGTTTAA